Proteins from one Triticum aestivum cultivar Chinese Spring chromosome 7A, IWGSC CS RefSeq v2.1, whole genome shotgun sequence genomic window:
- the LOC123148492 gene encoding aspartyl protease family protein At5g10770 yields the protein MAASAAASSRRGFLRLLAAAAVLAAFGVWAARAAGSSDDRALLSVASLFPGPACPATAEHGPSAAASARMRIVHQHGPCSPLADAHGKRPAHDEILAADQNRVESIQRRVSATTGRGKLTKRAAPVQPAPKKSPGHSASSSTPSLPATSGRALSTGNYVVTVGLGTPASKYTVVFDTGSDTTWVQCRPCVVKCYRQKEPLFDPAKSSTYANVSCSDPACDDLDSNGCTGGHCLYAVQYGDGSYTVGFFAQDTLTIAHDAIKGFRFGCGEKNSGLFGKTAGLMGLGRGKTSLTVQAYDKYGGAFAYCLPASSSGTGYLDFGPGSAGNNARLTPMLADKGPTFYYVGMTGIRVGGQQVPIAESVFSTAGTLVDSGTVITRLPATAYTALSKAFATGMSASGYKTAPAYSILDTCYDFTGLSDVSLPTVSLVFQGGACLDVDVSGIVYAISQAQVCLAFASNGDDESVAVVGNTQQKTYGVLYDLGRKTVGFAPGSC from the exons ATGGCCGCCTCCGCTGCCGCTTCTTCTCGCCGTGGCTTCCTTcggctgctcgccgccgccgccgtcctcgcggCATTCGGGGTCTGGGCTGCCCGTGCTGCGGGGAGCTCGGATGATCGCGCGCTGCTGAGCGTGGCGTCCCTGTTCCCCGGCCCGGCTTGCCCCGCGACAGCAG AGCACGGACCCAGCGCTGCGGCGTCAGCGAGGATGAGGATCGTCCACCAGCACGGCCCATGCTCTCCTCTGGCCGATGCGCACGGCAAGCGGCCGGCCCACGACGAGATCCTCGCCGCCGACCAGAACCGCGTCGAGTCGATCCAGCGCCGGGTGTCGGCGACCACCGGCCGGGGCAAACTGACGAAGCGCGCTGCGCCTGTCCAGCCCGCGCCAAAGAAGAGCCCCGGGCACTCGGCGTCCTCCTCCACCCCGTCGCTCCCGGCGACGTCCGGCCGCGCGCTGAGCACGGGCAACTACGTGGTGACCGTCGGGCTCGGCACGCCGGCGTCCAAGTACACGGTGGTGTTCGACACCGGCAGCGACACGACGTGGGTGCAGTGCCGCCCCTGCGTGGTCAAGTGCTACAGGCAGAAGGAGCCGCTCTTCGACCCGGCCAAGTCGTCCACCTACGCCAACGTCTCCTGCTCCGACCCCGCCTGCGACGACCTCGACAGCAACGGCTGCACCGGCGGCCACTGCCTCTACGCCGTCCAGTACGGCGACGGCTCCTACACCGTCGGCTTCTTCGCCCAGGACACGCTCACCATCGCCCACGACGCCATCAAG GGGTTCCGGTTCGGGTGCGGGGAGAAGAACAGCGGGCTGTTCGGGAAGACGGCGGGGCTGATGGGGCTCGGCCGCGGGAAGACGTCGCTGACGGTGCAGGCCTACGACAAGTACGGCGGCGCGTTCGCCTACTGCCTCCCGGCGTCGTCGTCGGGGACGGGGTACCTGGACTTCGGCCCGGGGTCGGCGGGCAACAACGCGAGGCTGACGCCGATGCTGGCCGACAAGGGGCCGACGTTCTACTACGTGGGCATGACCGGCATCCGCGTGGGCGGGCAGCAGGTGCCCATCGCGGAGTCGGTGTTCTCCACGGCCGGGACGCTGGTGGACTCCGGCACGGTGATCACGCGGCTCCCGGCGACCGCGTACACCGCGCTGTCCAAGGCGTTCGCCACGGGCATGTCGGCGAGCGGGTACAAGACGGCGCCGGCGTACTCGATCCTGGACACCTGCTACGACTTCACGGGGCTGAGCGACGTGTCGCTGCCGACGGTGTCGCTGGTGTTCCAGGGCGGCGCGTGCCTGGACGTGGACGTGTCCGGGATCGTGTACGCCATCAGCCAGGCGCAGGTGTGCCTGGCGTTCGCGTCCAACGGCGACGACGAGAGCGTCGCCGTCGTCGGGAACACGCAGCAGAAGACCTACGGCGTGCTCTACGACCTCGGCAGGAAGACCGTCGGCTTCGCCCCCGGATCCTGCTGA